In Sphingomonas crocodyli, a genomic segment contains:
- a CDS encoding glycosyltransferase family 2 protein, with product MKDNAQRGIGRTSVPVALTAASKTLNHSPSLMMPIDESGVHSVAETRLWLSILIPVYNVEAYLEDCIASLASQLPDGGVEVILLDDASTDGSLQLCERICAERGSIFRLLRHQANCGLSAARNTMLDHSRGDYVWFVDSDDEIMDGALAELRQLIELCSPDLILCDYRKSGKDIRSFVGTERAFSTDQEALLLGVFASRRMHSWSKIARRGLWGDDLRFPVGRCFEDMATTPLLLLRARSFYYVPSSWIRYRVRPNSITGIMSRTRGRFDDEKNSDIAMALTGFTNAVRTSLPDLGPTTYYWMAQFCAKEFTKICWRMLSTRLGRDSWGTIIARLQSFRARMEAVSPMSFGDLNRAHLRRGKPGRWLVLGFCLFLTNGVERRRAYQHS from the coding sequence ATGAAAGACAATGCTCAACGGGGTATTGGTAGAACCTCAGTGCCGGTGGCTCTGACCGCTGCATCTAAGACCCTCAACCATTCTCCATCTTTGATGATGCCGATCGACGAGAGTGGCGTTCACTCCGTTGCTGAAACCCGGCTCTGGCTCAGCATCCTTATCCCGGTCTACAATGTGGAGGCTTATCTCGAGGACTGTATCGCCTCGCTTGCGTCGCAGCTTCCGGACGGCGGGGTTGAGGTCATTCTGCTCGACGATGCATCAACCGACGGGTCGCTTCAGCTGTGTGAGCGGATTTGCGCCGAGCGCGGCAGCATATTCCGGCTTCTCCGGCACCAAGCCAATTGCGGGCTCAGCGCGGCGCGCAACACGATGCTGGATCATAGCCGCGGCGACTATGTCTGGTTCGTCGATTCCGACGACGAAATCATGGATGGAGCGCTGGCCGAATTGCGCCAGTTGATCGAACTCTGCTCTCCTGATCTGATCCTGTGCGACTACAGAAAGTCGGGGAAGGATATTCGCTCGTTCGTCGGTACCGAGCGCGCGTTTTCGACCGACCAAGAGGCCCTGCTTCTGGGCGTTTTTGCGAGCAGACGGATGCATAGCTGGTCGAAGATTGCGCGGCGAGGTTTGTGGGGTGACGATCTGCGATTTCCCGTCGGCCGCTGCTTCGAAGACATGGCGACAACGCCACTTCTCTTATTGCGCGCTCGAAGCTTCTATTATGTCCCGAGCTCGTGGATTCGTTACCGTGTAAGACCGAACAGCATTACGGGGATCATGTCCCGTACCCGCGGTCGGTTCGACGATGAGAAGAACAGCGACATAGCGATGGCGCTGACCGGCTTCACGAACGCAGTGCGCACCTCCTTGCCCGATCTTGGGCCAACCACATATTATTGGATGGCGCAATTTTGCGCGAAAGAGTTCACCAAGATCTGCTGGCGAATGCTGAGCACGCGCTTGGGTCGTGACAGCTGGGGGACGATAATTGCCCGCCTACAAAGCTTTCGCGCGCGGATGGAAGCGGTCTCCCCGATGTCGTTCGGAGATCTAAACCGTGCCCATCTGCGCAGGGGTAAGCCGGGTCGGTGGCTTGTTCTGGGGTTTTGTTTGTTTCTGACAAACGGTGTGGAACGAAGGCGCGCTTACCAACATTCTTGA
- a CDS encoding TonB-dependent receptor, translating into MAIASISIPLPGNDGCAAANLEAPPISIPAGPLRTSLDILAQLTGASVGASGALPSIRTRQVTAARSTEQALNIMLRGSGYRAVAINPQAFRIEKVPPRRQTDFASRAQAAADQAPRDETAPERSTIVVTGQKRLQQINTLPVSVAVLSLDPDKDPRRILDSRDVALAIEGLALTNLGPGRNRQFIRGVADSPFNGPSQSTVAIVLDGARISFDSPDPNLRPIDLQRIEVLKGPQGPLYGSGALGGIYHLVTRKPDLSRATADLRTTAQIARGSPGAGIEAVANLPVVEDQFAVRAVAYAQSEPGWIDIIDGRRNANRTWTRGGRLAGRWQVVSDWTVDLTGVGQSIRVSDAQYVTLADTADDDDVDLERPLKEPSHSRFLSAAMRVEGTLGRFRIVSSTSWADQHLGARLDATSAADQFGLTGRATFDTTSKYSVFNQEVRITPGDNGRWIAGISYLSAQSHAIGTIMASGNAPQLVDRADRNVNELAAFAEATVSVASRLDLTLGGRIFRTKGHDELLEKDDARSEPIAEVAISPSLALAWLPNDHSVIFARFAQSLRPGGLTSLSQSNNGRFKADELTTFELGSRWHPSNRKSLSASIFLTEWHDIQSDYLLRNGIVSTRNAGDGRIIGAELSGEWPLSRRVSISSGASMLDAELVRSALGPLARDRRLPVTPWLTARTGVRVDLPIGHWLGNLAAQANYTGRSRLSFDEELDRRMGGYFQMALAAGLRRGCLNISARIDNLFDSEADTFAFGNPFAIRETRQYTPLRPRTFSLSLAREW; encoded by the coding sequence ATGGCAATCGCGTCCATATCGATCCCGCTTCCGGGAAATGATGGTTGTGCTGCCGCCAATCTCGAAGCACCTCCCATCAGCATTCCCGCAGGTCCATTGCGGACAAGCCTGGATATATTGGCGCAGCTGACTGGAGCATCTGTCGGCGCCAGCGGTGCGTTGCCATCTATTCGAACCAGACAGGTGACCGCCGCGCGCAGCACGGAACAAGCGCTAAATATCATGCTGCGCGGCAGTGGTTATCGCGCAGTCGCAATCAACCCACAGGCATTTCGCATAGAAAAGGTCCCGCCGCGGAGACAGACGGATTTCGCCAGCCGTGCTCAGGCCGCGGCGGACCAAGCCCCGCGCGACGAAACCGCACCCGAAAGATCGACCATCGTCGTCACAGGACAAAAACGGCTTCAGCAGATCAACACGCTTCCGGTCTCGGTGGCGGTCCTGTCGCTTGATCCGGACAAAGATCCCCGACGGATTCTGGATAGTCGCGATGTCGCACTTGCGATCGAAGGCCTGGCATTGACCAATCTTGGGCCGGGCAGGAATCGCCAGTTCATCCGGGGCGTCGCCGATAGTCCCTTCAACGGGCCAAGCCAATCGACCGTGGCAATCGTGCTCGACGGCGCCCGCATCAGCTTCGACTCCCCCGATCCCAACCTGCGCCCCATCGATCTGCAACGGATTGAGGTTTTAAAGGGGCCGCAAGGACCGCTTTACGGCTCGGGAGCGCTCGGAGGCATCTACCATCTGGTAACCCGCAAGCCTGATCTGTCCCGGGCTACAGCAGATCTGCGAACGACCGCGCAGATTGCCCGTGGATCGCCTGGCGCCGGCATCGAGGCAGTGGCCAACCTACCCGTCGTCGAAGACCAATTTGCCGTTCGAGCAGTCGCCTATGCACAAAGTGAGCCGGGGTGGATCGACATTATCGATGGACGTCGCAACGCCAATCGGACCTGGACACGCGGCGGACGGCTGGCGGGACGGTGGCAAGTAGTTTCCGATTGGACAGTTGACCTGACCGGCGTCGGGCAATCCATCCGGGTGAGCGATGCGCAATATGTCACGCTCGCCGATACGGCAGATGACGACGATGTCGATCTGGAGCGTCCGCTGAAGGAACCATCGCACAGCCGCTTCCTCTCAGCGGCAATGCGGGTGGAAGGAACTTTGGGTCGATTCCGCATCGTTTCATCGACCAGTTGGGCCGATCAACATCTCGGAGCCCGGCTCGACGCGACATCCGCGGCTGATCAGTTCGGCCTGACGGGACGAGCTACGTTCGACACAACCAGCAAATATTCGGTGTTCAATCAGGAGGTCCGGATCACGCCTGGCGACAATGGGCGATGGATTGCCGGCATTTCCTATTTAAGCGCGCAGAGCCATGCCATTGGCACGATCATGGCGTCGGGCAACGCTCCTCAACTCGTCGATCGCGCCGACCGCAATGTCAATGAACTCGCGGCCTTCGCTGAGGCGACTGTTTCGGTAGCCTCTCGTCTGGATCTGACTTTGGGCGGCCGCATCTTTCGCACCAAAGGGCACGACGAGCTGCTGGAGAAAGACGATGCTCGATCAGAGCCGATAGCGGAGGTCGCCATCTCACCGAGCCTTGCTTTAGCCTGGCTACCCAATGACCATAGTGTAATCTTCGCGCGCTTCGCACAATCATTGCGCCCAGGCGGGCTTACCTCTCTGAGCCAAAGCAACAACGGGCGCTTCAAAGCCGACGAATTGACGACATTTGAATTGGGTAGCCGTTGGCACCCTAGCAACCGAAAATCACTGTCCGCGAGTATTTTCCTAACCGAATGGCACGATATCCAGTCCGATTATCTGCTTCGCAACGGCATCGTCTCGACACGGAACGCCGGTGACGGGCGTATCATTGGAGCGGAGCTCTCGGGTGAATGGCCTTTGAGCCGCCGCGTTTCGATTTCGTCGGGAGCAAGCATGCTCGACGCCGAACTGGTTCGATCAGCACTCGGCCCCTTGGCTAGAGATCGGCGCCTCCCTGTTACCCCTTGGCTGACCGCGCGAACGGGCGTGCGTGTTGATCTGCCGATTGGACATTGGCTAGGAAATCTGGCGGCCCAGGCTAACTATACAGGTCGATCCCGGTTGAGCTTCGATGAGGAGCTTGATCGTCGGATGGGAGGATATTTCCAAATGGCGCTGGCTGCAGGCCTGCGCCGCGGGTGCCTGAATATCTCTGCGCGGATCGACAATCTGTTCGACAGCGAAGCCGACACCTTCGCTTTTGGCAATCCTTTCGCGATCCGCGAGACCCGCCAATATACGCCGCTTCGACCGCGCACTTTCTCCTTGTCGCTCGCTCGAGAATGGTAG